The Megalops cyprinoides isolate fMegCyp1 chromosome 22, fMegCyp1.pri, whole genome shotgun sequence genome contains a region encoding:
- the LOC118769536 gene encoding tripartite motif-containing protein 16-like, with translation MEKPPNPREGFTCDPRGAASPAPSCQSVKSDWSMDQPIVFKGGCPSQDITPACDLCIGKRRKAMKYCQTCTASYCETHVRQHYTVAALQRHTLVEADGDQASPPPGEIQFLAVRSDSVSLSWGAPEGMDSQTLSYEVTWVSGTERRCLRVKGVTHMDILFPWSE, from the exons atGGAGAAACCACCCAACCCCAGGGAAGGCTTTACCTGTGATCCACG GGGAGCAGCGTCACCAGcacccagctgtcagtctgtgaagagtgactggTCAATGGATCAACCAATTGTTTTCAAAGGAGGATGTCCTTCCCAAGATATTAC CCCTGCCTGTGACTTATGCATTGGGAAGAGGCGCAAAGCTATGAAGTACTGTCAGACCTGCACTGCCTCCTACTGCGAGACGCACGTCAGACAGCACTACACGGTGGCAGCGCTGCAGAGACACACTCTGGTGGAGGCCGATGGAGACCAAG cCTCCCCTCCTCCAGGGGAGATCCAGTTCCTCGCAGTGAGATCGGACTCGGTGTCGCTGAGCTGGGGGGCTCCGGAGGGGATGGACAGTCAGACTCTCAGCTATGAAGTGACCTGGGTCAGTGGCACAGAGCGGCGCTGCCTCAGAGTGAAAGGCGTGACTCACATGGACATACTCTTTCCCTGGTCTGAGTGA